Proteins encoded in a region of the Stieleria neptunia genome:
- a CDS encoding transposase, producing MGRPKRADEAGCVYHMLNRANRRDEIFHKEADYVAFEEILRQAVERSKIKLYSYCVMPNHWHLVVSPEVDGEMGRFGQWLCLTHTQRYHAHYESTGEGHLYQGRFKSFPVQCDEHFLTLCRYVERNALSGNLCQQADQWRWSSLWRWRHGSSNEKKLLSPWPIPRRPGWTEWVSMAFSEKEREQLHWCIKRGVPFGDETWVESTARRLDLESTMRPRGRPRKFPI from the coding sequence ATGGGACGACCCAAACGGGCCGATGAGGCGGGGTGTGTTTATCACATGCTCAATCGCGCCAATCGGCGAGACGAAATCTTCCATAAGGAAGCCGACTACGTCGCGTTCGAAGAGATCTTGCGGCAAGCCGTCGAGCGTTCAAAAATTAAACTGTATAGCTACTGCGTGATGCCCAATCATTGGCATCTCGTGGTCAGTCCCGAGGTGGATGGGGAAATGGGGCGTTTTGGGCAATGGCTATGCTTGACCCACACCCAGCGCTATCATGCTCATTATGAATCCACCGGTGAAGGTCATCTCTATCAAGGGCGATTCAAGTCATTTCCCGTGCAATGCGATGAGCACTTTTTGACACTTTGTCGCTACGTCGAACGCAACGCACTGTCGGGCAATCTGTGTCAGCAGGCGGATCAATGGAGATGGAGCAGTCTTTGGCGGTGGCGGCATGGATCGTCCAATGAAAAAAAACTACTGTCCCCGTGGCCGATTCCCCGACGGCCTGGTTGGACCGAATGGGTGTCGATGGCGTTTTCGGAGAAAGAACGCGAGCAACTTCATTGGTGCATCAAGCGGGGAGTCCCGTTCGGAGACGAAACCTGGGTCGAGTCGACCGCTCGTCGACTCGACTTGGAATCAACCATGCGTCCACGCGGACGTCCTCGCAAATTCCCTATTTAG
- a CDS encoding NAD(P)/FAD-dependent oxidoreductase, with protein MKTDVVVIGAGAIGLTLAYELARRGRTVTVIDRDRLVVEETDACSIGTPFRSATSWAAAGILPPANLDSATDPMDRLRGLSHQLFPEWVERLKAESGVDSQLARCGGWYLSDTAGETASMVGMVSYWRELSIECQERSLGELSSREPALASWADRESRARAWWVPDEYQICPPLFLQALIGACDRSGVTFLDRSRVVDLREDGSDVTVSVEGRHQPRRQVHAGQVVVCGGTWSGFMAERLKLATSLVPVRGQVLLLKTERPVLSSIINFGQRYFVPRRDGAVLVGSCEEEVGFQRGTTPAMLTEFREFAHRICPPLRKARELGAWSGLRPMTFDGFPICGKLPDSESIFVAAGHFRSGIHLSPGTATCLADVMAGDQPPIDLQSLGKGVRHLFG; from the coding sequence ATGAAGACGGACGTGGTGGTGATTGGCGCCGGTGCCATCGGTTTGACGCTGGCCTATGAATTGGCTCGTCGCGGCCGAACCGTGACGGTCATCGATCGGGACCGTTTGGTCGTCGAGGAAACCGATGCGTGCTCGATCGGCACACCGTTTCGATCCGCCACCTCGTGGGCTGCGGCGGGCATTCTTCCGCCGGCGAATCTCGACAGTGCGACCGACCCGATGGATCGGCTGCGAGGACTCAGTCACCAACTGTTTCCCGAGTGGGTGGAGCGGTTGAAGGCGGAGTCGGGGGTGGATTCACAGTTGGCGCGTTGCGGCGGATGGTATCTGTCGGACACCGCCGGTGAGACCGCATCGATGGTGGGCATGGTTTCCTATTGGCGCGAGTTGTCGATCGAATGCCAGGAGAGGTCGCTGGGGGAGTTGAGCTCGCGCGAGCCGGCGCTGGCGAGTTGGGCCGATCGTGAGTCGCGTGCCAGGGCCTGGTGGGTGCCCGATGAGTACCAGATTTGTCCGCCGCTGTTCTTGCAGGCCTTGATCGGTGCCTGTGATCGGTCGGGGGTGACGTTTCTGGATCGGTCCCGTGTGGTCGATCTCCGCGAAGACGGTTCGGACGTGACGGTGTCGGTGGAAGGTCGGCATCAGCCGCGACGTCAGGTGCACGCCGGGCAGGTTGTGGTTTGTGGCGGCACGTGGAGCGGTTTCATGGCCGAGCGGTTGAAGCTGGCGACCAGTCTGGTGCCGGTCCGCGGCCAGGTGTTGTTACTGAAAACGGAGCGGCCGGTTTTGTCCAGCATCATCAACTTTGGTCAGCGTTATTTTGTGCCGCGACGTGACGGTGCCGTGTTGGTCGGTTCGTGCGAAGAAGAGGTGGGGTTCCAACGCGGGACGACGCCGGCGATGCTGACGGAGTTTCGCGAGTTCGCCCACCGTATTTGTCCGCCGCTGAGAAAGGCGCGCGAGCTGGGGGCCTGGTCCGGTCTGCGGCCGATGACGTTTGATGGATTCCCGATCTGTGGCAAATTGCCTGATAGCGAGTCGATCTTTGTTGCCGCGGGGCATTTCCGCAGCGGCATTCATCTCTCGCCCGGGACCGCCACGTGCCTGGCCGACGTGATGGCCGGTGACCAGCCGCCGATCGACTTGCAGTCTCTCGGAAAAGGTGTCCGACACCTTTTTGGTTGA
- a CDS encoding TIGR04282 family arsenosugar biosynthesis glycosyltransferase has product MHRSSSRKLILGVMAKYWASGRVKTRLGAAIGMRHAADVHRAFCQHLATQLAAVAEERSFVITPRDRQADFAALLPSGWGIGFQADGDLGCRMKAWFKQATEPDVDRVLIGADCPLLDGAVVDRAGELLGEHDVVLGPAIDGGYYLIGLRGPWRDVYQGLMDEMPWSSDSVFDLTCRRAEQAGLRLATLPPMEDVDTIKELERLLIQLKACSGETRHPSLYRTVEQAVSQRGLA; this is encoded by the coding sequence ATGCATCGAAGTTCTAGTCGAAAACTGATTTTGGGCGTGATGGCCAAGTACTGGGCGTCGGGGCGGGTGAAAACCCGGCTGGGTGCCGCGATCGGCATGCGCCATGCCGCCGACGTGCATCGGGCGTTCTGTCAGCATCTGGCCACCCAACTGGCCGCCGTCGCGGAGGAGCGTTCGTTTGTGATCACGCCCCGAGACCGGCAAGCGGACTTTGCGGCGTTGTTGCCGTCGGGTTGGGGGATCGGGTTCCAGGCCGACGGTGATCTGGGGTGCCGGATGAAAGCCTGGTTCAAGCAAGCCACCGAGCCGGATGTCGATCGGGTTCTGATTGGTGCCGATTGCCCCCTGCTGGACGGTGCGGTGGTCGACCGGGCCGGTGAGTTGCTGGGTGAACACGACGTGGTCCTGGGGCCGGCAATCGACGGCGGCTACTATTTGATCGGTTTGCGCGGCCCGTGGCGAGACGTGTATCAGGGGTTGATGGACGAGATGCCTTGGAGCAGCGATTCGGTGTTTGATCTGACCTGTCGACGCGCGGAGCAGGCGGGGTTACGGTTGGCGACGTTGCCCCCGATGGAAGACGTCGACACGATCAAGGAGTTGGAGCGATTGCTGATTCAATTGAAGGCGTGCAGCGGCGAGACGCGGCACCCGTCGCTCTATCGGACAGTCGAACAAGCGGTCTCGCAGCGGGGATTGGCATGA
- a CDS encoding serine/threonine protein kinase, whose translation MSEPSPQKFLELVEKSRLVDPVKMKRLTEKVREHYDGGLPKDAQTLARLFVKNGLLTEWHNEKLLNGKYKGFFLGKYKLLGHIGTGGMSSVYLAEHTKLHDRRAIKVLPKKRVSDSSYLARFQLEAKAIASLNHPNIVLAYDIDNEGDVHYIVMEYVDGLDLQALVKRDGALDPSTAAEVIGQAARGLAHAHSKNVIHRDVKPANLLLDSSHTVRLLDMGLALMGAEEDESLTVANNENVLGTADYLAPEQALNSHTVDHRADIYGLGCTMYFLLTGQPPFNQGTLAQRIAMHQKEMPKPIREIRRNVPGELEGICVKMIQKDPKYRYQSATDVAEVLERFVAKVPRGQKVTIGLGELPDLDGDGSSSISLDDNDVRPNQGGDTLSNKNDDTLASSRSRLIRGEGLSANDSGKMINVKRSKIDFNDNSFLDLQVESGYGGATARQPPAEKPKSVIGKRQHYPERTDGRSSVHVGGESDVHKVDSRKPVKEKGVDKVLIAALLVAFFIVAVGLGVFLGRVTGP comes from the coding sequence ATGTCGGAACCGTCGCCCCAAAAGTTTCTAGAGCTGGTCGAGAAAAGCCGCCTGGTCGATCCAGTCAAAATGAAGCGGTTGACGGAGAAGGTTCGCGAACACTACGACGGCGGGTTGCCGAAAGACGCTCAAACGTTGGCCCGCTTGTTCGTCAAGAACGGATTGCTGACCGAGTGGCACAATGAAAAGCTGCTCAACGGAAAATACAAAGGCTTCTTTTTAGGCAAGTACAAGCTGCTCGGCCACATCGGCACCGGTGGGATGAGCAGCGTCTATCTGGCCGAACACACCAAATTGCATGACCGTCGTGCGATCAAGGTGTTGCCCAAAAAACGCGTCTCGGATTCGTCTTATCTGGCTCGGTTTCAACTCGAAGCCAAAGCGATCGCGTCGCTGAATCATCCGAACATCGTCCTGGCCTACGACATCGATAACGAAGGCGATGTGCACTACATCGTGATGGAATACGTCGACGGCCTGGATCTGCAAGCGTTGGTCAAACGCGACGGCGCCCTGGATCCGTCGACGGCTGCCGAAGTGATCGGGCAAGCCGCCCGCGGTCTGGCCCACGCCCACTCCAAAAACGTGATTCACCGCGACGTCAAACCGGCCAACCTGCTACTCGATTCCTCCCACACCGTCCGCCTACTCGACATGGGACTGGCACTGATGGGGGCCGAAGAAGACGAATCGCTGACGGTGGCCAACAACGAAAACGTCCTCGGCACCGCGGATTACCTGGCCCCCGAACAAGCCCTCAACAGCCATACCGTGGATCATCGTGCCGACATCTACGGACTCGGATGCACGATGTACTTTCTGTTGACCGGCCAACCGCCGTTCAACCAAGGCACCTTGGCCCAGCGGATCGCGATGCATCAAAAAGAGATGCCCAAACCGATCCGCGAGATCCGCCGCAATGTCCCCGGCGAACTGGAGGGCATTTGCGTCAAAATGATCCAAAAGGATCCCAAGTATCGCTACCAATCGGCGACCGACGTGGCCGAAGTCCTGGAGCGATTCGTGGCCAAAGTCCCGCGCGGCCAAAAAGTAACCATCGGACTGGGCGAGCTGCCGGATCTCGACGGAGACGGTTCGTCATCGATCTCGCTGGACGACAACGACGTCCGCCCCAACCAGGGCGGCGACACCCTGTCCAACAAAAACGACGACACGCTGGCCAGCAGCCGCAGTCGGCTGATCCGCGGCGAAGGGTTAAGCGCCAACGACAGCGGAAAGATGATCAATGTGAAACGCTCCAAAATCGACTTCAATGACAACAGCTTCTTGGACCTGCAAGTCGAATCGGGCTACGGCGGGGCGACCGCTCGGCAGCCCCCCGCCGAAAAACCGAAGTCGGTGATCGGCAAGCGCCAGCACTATCCCGAACGCACCGACGGACGTTCCAGCGTTCACGTCGGGGGCGAATCCGACGTTCATAAAGTGGACAGCCGAAAGCCGGTCAAAGAAAAAGGCGTCGATAAAGTACTGATCGCCGCGCTCCTGGTCGCCTTTTTTATCGTTGCGGTCGGCCTGGGGGTTTTCCTGGGACGTGTCACGGGACCGTAA
- a CDS encoding lysophospholipid acyltransferase family protein produces MTVVFERPYEFVPPFRGTLWPWLIQRLRLYDRYLKRKEGVVDYELRGTEHLKQSLDAKHGVLLAPNHCRYADPLVMGWPARQLGIHVHAMASWHLFNEGRFDRFALRRMGAFSIFREGNDRQSLEAAIDILVEGRRPLIIFPEGTTNRTNDQLKPLLDGVAFIARTAAKRRAKRHADPAQSAAAGSGHVVVHPVAIKYLCLENIDRWATQQLDQFEQRLGWKLMPRRSIRERTVQLAEGLLALKEVQYFGHCNGGDLSTRRDNLIEHVLSSTESQMKLDKPSEDTRERVRLIRSTASSRYFDNGADPSTATELKRYVLAADFAQDLSSYPDSYLMPDQVTDTRIVETIQRMQETVNGKADHTIPLKAVIEFAPAIEVDTRRPPKGRRDPLMQSIEDDLTARLAKLATEARSLQS; encoded by the coding sequence ATGACCGTCGTTTTCGAGCGTCCGTATGAGTTCGTCCCTCCCTTCCGAGGCACATTGTGGCCCTGGCTGATCCAGCGGCTGCGGTTGTACGATCGCTACCTGAAACGCAAAGAAGGCGTGGTCGACTACGAACTGCGCGGCACCGAGCACCTCAAACAGTCCCTCGATGCCAAACACGGCGTGCTGCTGGCGCCGAATCATTGCCGCTATGCCGATCCGCTGGTGATGGGTTGGCCGGCACGACAACTGGGCATCCATGTGCACGCCATGGCGTCCTGGCACCTGTTCAACGAAGGCCGTTTCGACCGCTTCGCGCTGCGACGGATGGGAGCGTTCAGCATCTTTCGCGAAGGCAACGATCGGCAATCACTCGAAGCCGCGATCGACATCCTGGTCGAAGGCCGACGCCCGTTGATCATCTTCCCCGAAGGCACCACCAACCGCACCAATGACCAATTGAAACCGCTGCTCGATGGAGTCGCCTTCATCGCCCGCACCGCCGCCAAACGACGGGCCAAACGTCACGCCGACCCGGCCCAATCCGCCGCAGCGGGCAGCGGACACGTCGTGGTCCACCCGGTCGCCATCAAATACCTGTGCCTGGAAAACATCGACCGCTGGGCGACGCAGCAATTGGACCAATTCGAACAGCGTCTCGGTTGGAAACTGATGCCCCGCCGCAGCATCCGAGAACGCACCGTCCAACTCGCCGAAGGCCTGTTGGCGCTCAAAGAAGTCCAGTACTTCGGCCATTGCAACGGCGGCGATTTATCCACACGGCGAGACAACTTGATCGAACATGTCCTCTCGTCCACCGAATCCCAAATGAAGCTGGACAAACCCTCCGAGGACACCCGCGAACGCGTCCGGCTGATTCGCTCCACCGCGTCTTCCCGCTATTTCGACAACGGTGCCGATCCGTCGACGGCGACCGAATTGAAACGCTACGTCCTCGCCGCCGACTTTGCCCAAGACCTCTCGTCCTATCCCGACAGCTACCTGATGCCCGACCAGGTCACCGACACCCGGATCGTCGAAACCATCCAGCGGATGCAAGAAACCGTCAACGGAAAAGCAGATCACACGATCCCCTTGAAGGCGGTCATCGAGTTCGCGCCGGCCATCGAAGTCGACACGCGACGGCCCCCCAAAGGCCGACGTGATCCGCTGATGCAATCAATCGAAGACGACCTCACCGCACGGCTCGCGAAACTCGCCACCGAAGCACGCAGCTTGCAGTCTTAG